In the Kwoniella shivajii chromosome 2, complete sequence genome, one interval contains:
- a CDS encoding UPF0390 protein, which translates to MAQGGSKNIKTKGQSGGAARKNGGKTRPGRRDIAPKDKHRIAERVHKKQLSSKINNNIEKQMVNAASAGKLTIMRNIGDLEAGAGKDQGKGKGKGKA; encoded by the exons ATGGCCCAAGGTGGATCAAAGAATATCAAAACAAAGGGTCAATCAGGTGGAGCAGCTAGAAAGAATGGAGGGAAAACAAGacctggaagaagagatatagCTCCAAAGGATAAACATAGGATCGCAGAGAGAGTTCacaaaaag CAATTGTCGAGTAAGATCAACAATAACATTGAAAAGCAAATGGTGAACGCAGCTTCAGCAGGTAAATTAACGATAATGAGAAATATCGGAGATTTGGAAGC TGGTgctggaaaagatcaaggtaaaggtaaaggcaaaggaaaagctTAA
- a CDS encoding phosphatidylserine decarboxylase, giving the protein MSNAGTTSILPEEFGKPLEDSLDHLVSNSQTTSLGSGKDVLAPSEVRSDKIANEDGTSADAVHSHGEKSKSWIKKFFPSEQTVDKLFSMEHMGNYVIDRTTGRKIFETMPIYVRVGMHLLFVSGCTYMSYSSVEKLLENQSIKQGKIYDQQGEGVKEHIQSFIDTYELPLDELLVKDLDQYPTFNSFFSRRLLPTARPITSPNDPSIIISPADCRMTVYNTVDKSKQVWIKGKQFTLPSLLTGDDETDTRFEQVQNDPTAAISIARLAPQDYHRFHSPVEGIVGDIKDIHAVNPQAINEDLNVFTLNKRSVMLIHANFGPGRESVAIAFVAIGAMLVGSIGWSKKPGDKVAKGEELGWFQYGGSTTITVFPSKSGVSFDHDLIKNSDNQMETLVRVGMEIGKAESQAQA; this is encoded by the exons ATGTCGAACGCAGGAACGACCAGTATCTTGCCTGAAGAATTCGGTAAACCGCTTGAAGACTCATTAGATCATCTTGTATCAAATTCACAGACCACATCTCTAGGCTCAGGTAAAGATGTTCTAGCTC CAAGTGAGGTTCGATCAGATAAAATCGCAAATGAGGATGGTACAAGCGCAGACGCAGTGCATTCTCATGGggaaaaatcaaagtcaTGGATTAAAAAATTCTTCCCCTCTGAGCAAACTGTAGATAAG CTCTTTTCAATGGAACATATGG GAAACTACGTTATAGACCGTACGACCGGAAGAAAGATCTTCGAAACTATGCCTATAT ATGTCAGAGTAGGAATGCATCTGCTCTTCGTGTCAGGT TGTACTTATATGTCATACTCATCAGTCGAGAAATTACTTGAAAACCAATCTATCAAAC AGGGTAAAATTTACGATCagcaaggagaaggagtAAAAGAACATATTCAATCATTCATTGATACATATGAACTACCTTTAGATGAATTACTTGTTAAAGATTTAGATCAATATCCT ACATTCAACTCATTCTTTTCGCGTAGATTGCTTCCTACTGCTAGACCAATCACATCTCCAAACGACCCCAGTATCATCATTAGTCCAGCTGATTGTAGGATGACTGTGTATAACACAGTTGACAAATCAAAACAGGTTTG GATCAAAGGCAAACAATTCACTTTACCAAGTCTTTTAACAGGCGATGATGAGACGGATACTCGATTTGAACAAGTTCAGAATGATCCCACAGCGGCTATATCAATTGCTAGATTAGCACCTCAAGATTATCACAGATTCCATTCCCCAGTTGAAGGTATTGTAGGTGATATCAAGGATATCCACG CTGTGAATCCACAAGCTATCAATGAAG ATCTCAACGTATTCACTCTGAATAAACGATCTGTCATGCTCATCCACGCGAATTTCGGTCCAGGTAGAGAAAGTGTAGCTATAGCTTTTGTAGCAATCGGTG CGATGTTGGTAGGATCGATAGGGTGGTCAAAGAAACCAGGTGACAAAGTAgccaaaggagaagaattaggtTGGTTCCAATATGGTGGAAGTACGACTATAACTGTCTTCCCATCGAAATCAGGTGTATCATTCGAtcatgatttgatcaagaattcTGACAACCAGATGGAAACTTTGGTCAGAGTGGGAATGGAAATTGGTAAAGCTGAATCGCAAGCTCAAGCCTAA
- a CDS encoding aspartyl/glutamyl-tRNA(Asn/Gln) amidotransferase, A subunit, with protein MRASGSKIQQIASSVRPRTSAIQSTPYSWINNSTPSSSTGTLAGKSIAIKDNISYTPAPTSCSSSILQEYNPPYNATCVESLVSAGAHVVGQTKMDEFGMGSLTTHLPPFYSLVHNPASPSPDEPPRSAGGSSGGSAAAVAEESCWAALGTDTGGSVRLPASYCGVVGLKPSYGMISRRGIIAYADSLDCVGILAKEVDDVEQVFDVISQPDGGDMTCSSSSSRSIASKILQRHFPKNGIRGLRIGLPQEISISCPPSLIKYLKSQGAEIVEVSLPALSKALPAYYVLASAEASSNLGRFGGGWYGSSVEREKANKDESGEERRKRIRTEGFGKEVKKRILAGTWALSADEFNNTYLKALHLRHLLRGNYQSLFRIPHPLSPTRSITVDQGGIDMLLHPTAIRTAPVLKSRQDKGSDEYNQDLLTVPASLAGLPAMSVPSGKGKDGWPIGVSLTSQWGMEGLVFKLGKVVEGWSRGQPTG; from the exons ATGAGGGCATCGGGTAGTAAAATACAACAGATAGCTTCCTCAGTGAGACCTAGAACGAGTGCGATTCAGTCAACCCCATATTCATGGATCAACAACTCGACACCAAGCTCATCAACAG GTACCCTAGCAGGCAAATCGATAGCAATAAAAGACAACATCTCCTATACACCCGCTCCTACATCAtgctcttcttccatcctGCAAG AGTATAATCCACCTTATAACGCAACATGCGTCGAATCACTCGTATCTGCCGGTGCACATGTAGTGGGGCAAACCAAGATGGATGAGTTTGGGATGGG ATCGCTTACCACTCACTTACCACCATTCTACTCACTTGTACATAATCCCGCTTCACCGTCACCTGATGAACCACCAAGATCCGCAGGGGGTAGTTCTGGTGGCTCAGCTGCTGCTGTAGCTGAAGAGAGCTGTTGGGC AGCGTTAGGTACTGATACCGGTGGTTCAGTGAGATTACCCGCGAGTTACTGTGGAGTAGTGGGCCTGAAACCCTCTTATGGAATGATATCAAG GCGAGGTATCATAGCTTATGCGGATTCATTGGATTGCGTGGGTATTTTAGCtaaagaagtagatgatgtAGAACAGGTATTCG ATGTGATATCTCAACCTGATGGAGGTGACATGACAtgctcttcttcatcatcccgATCAATCGCTTCGAAGATACTACAAAGACACTTTCCAAAGAATGGAATTCGGGGATTACGAATTGGACTTCCTCAAGAGATCTCTATATCTTGTCCTCCATCTCTAATTAAATATCTGAAATCTCAAGGAGCTGAGATCGTGGAGGTTTCATTACCTGCACTGAGCAAAGCTTTACCTGCGTATTACGTTTTAGCATCTGCCGAAGCATCTTCGAATCTCGGTAGATTCGGTGGAGGATGGTACGGTTCTTCCGTGGAACGTGAAAAGGCCAACAAGGAtgaaagtggtgaagaaagaagaaagagaatacGGACTGAAGGTTTTGGtaaagaagtcaagaaaagAATATTAGCTGGTACTTGGGCTTTGAGCGCTGA TGAGTTCAACAATACATACCTCAAAGCATtacatcttcgtcatctcctACGAGGAAATTACCAATCCCTGTTCCGAATACCGCATCCTCTATCCCCCACTCGATCGATAACGGTAGATCAGGGAGGTATCGATATGCTTCTACATCCAACAGCGATTCGCACTGCTCCCGTACTTAAGTCAAGACAGGATAAAGGATCAGATGAGTACAATCAAGACTTATTGACTGTTCCTGCTAGTTTAGCTGGACTACCTGCCATGTCTGTTCCATctggaaaaggtaaagatggatgGCCTATAGGTGTCAGTTTAACAAGTCAATGGGGTATGGAAGGGTTAGTGTTCAAGCTAGGAAAAGTGGTTGAAGGGTGGTCAAGAGGCCAGCCAACAGGATAG